CCGGCCGGTCCCGACGAACGGCAGGTACGAGTCGTAGCCGAGCGCGCCGTTGCAGAACCGGCCCATCACGATGTTCGCCACGTTGCACTTGCCGACCAGCCCACCGGTGGCCTGGTCGACGATCAAAAAGGTCCGCAGGCCGGCGCCCTGGCGGGTCAGCAGCTCGGGCAGCCCGTCCGGCTCGACCGGGTTCCAGCGGCCGATGTGCCCGGCGGACCGCCGAACGGCCTCGGCGTACTGCTCCACGTCTGCGGGCCTCGGCGCCCGAATCGTCACTCGCACTCCCCCATCATCGGGCACGCCCCCGGGTACGCGGACGGCCCGCCGCCCGGGTGTACCGGGTGGCGGGCCGAAGCGGTGGAGCGGGAGCGCCCCGGGGGGCTCCGAGCCGGGTCAGAGCAGGTCCTTGAACTCCTTGGGGAGCTCGAAGTCGGCCGGGCCCTTGCCCGCACCGAGCCCGAACGCGCCACCCTCGGCGGGAGCCTGCTGGCCGGCGCCCGGGCCGAGGGCGCGGCGCTCAGCGGCGGCCTGCTCCTCCTGCGCCCGCTTCAGCGGGTTGCCGGACTTCTTGCGGCCCTTGGCGGGCTGGGACTTCTTGCCGGACTTCTTCGCACCGCCGCCCATGCCCGGGATGCCGGGCATACCGGGCATGCCCTTGCCGGAGGCCATCGCGGACATCATCTTGCGGGCCTCGAAGAACCGCTCGACCAGGTTGTTGACCTCACCGACGCCGGTGCCCGAACCCTTGGCGATGCGCAGCCGGCGCGAGCCGTTGATGAGCTTGGGGTCGGTCCGCTCGGCCGGGGTCATCGACTTGATGATCGCGCCGACGCGGTTGACGTCCTTGTCGTCGATGTTGTTGATCTGCTCGCGGATCTGGCCCATGCCCGGCAGCATGCCGAGCAGCTTGGAGATCGAGCCCATCTTCTGGACCTGCTCCAGCTGCGACAGGAAGTCGTCGAGCGTGAAGTCCTTGCCGCCGCCCTGCAGCTTGGAGGCGATCTTCTCGGCCTCGGCCTGCGAGAAGGTCTGCTCGGCCTTCTCGATCAGGGAGAGCATGTCGCCCATGCCGAGGATGCGCGAGGCCATCCGGTCCGGGTGGAAGGCGTCGAACTCGTCGACCTTCTCGCCGTTGGAGGCGAACATGATCTGCCGGCCGGTGACGTGCGCGACCGAGAGGGCCGCGCCACCACGGGCGTCGCCGTCGAGCTTGGAGAGCACCACACCGGTGAAGTCGACGCCGTCGAGGAAGGCCTGTGCGGTGGTGACCGCGTCCTGGCCGATCATCGCGTCGACGACGAAGAGGACCTCGTCCGGGTTGACCGCGGCCCGGATGTCGGCGGCCTGCTGCATCAGGTCGGCGTCGATGCCGAGGCGGCCGGCGGTGTCGACGATGACGACGTCGTACTGCTTCTGCTTGGCGTACTCGATCGAGTCGCGGGCGACCTTGACCGGGTCGCCGACGCCGTTGCCCGGTTCGGGGGCGTAGATCGCCACACCGGCGCGCTCGGCGACGACGGTCAGCTGGTTGACGGCGTTGGGGCGCTGGAGGTCACAGGCCACGAGCAGCGGCGTGTGCTTCTGCGACTTCAGCCAATAGCCGAGCTTGCCCGCGAGGGTGGTCTTACCGGCACCCTGCAGACCGGCCAGCATGATCACCGTCGGGCCGGTCTTGGCGAACCGGACCCTTCGGGTCTCGCCGCCGAGGATGTTGATGAGCTCCTCGTTGACGATCTTGATGATCTGCTGGGCCGGGTTCAGCGCACCGGACACCTCGGCGCCGAGCGCCCGGTCCTTGACCTGCTTGATGAAGGCCCGGACCACCGGCAGCGCGACATCCGCTTCGAGCAGCGCGATCCGGATCTCGCGGGCGGTGGCGTCGATGTCCGCCTCGCTGAGGCGGCCCTTGCCCCGGAGGTTCTTGAACGTCGCTGCGAGGCGATCGGAAAGAGTGTCGAACACGTCGTCGCGGGTCCCTTGCGGCATCGATACGGGTACGGTCGTCGCCCCCAGGGTATCCGGCCGCCCCGGGTACGGTCTCCACCCCTGGGGCGGCGGCCTTCGGCCGAGCGGCGCGGCCCCGGACGTCGGCACCGCGAACCGGCACCGCGAACCGGCACCGCGAACCGGCGCGGGAGCCCCGGCGGCGCCGCGACCCGGGCGGCTCCCGGCCCGTCCGTGGGCGGCTCCCGGCCCGTCCGCGGGCAGCTCCCGGCCCGTCCGCGGGGGGGGCGCCCGACTCTCCGACGCGCCGGCCGCCGGAGCCTCCGCGCCCCCGGCTCACCCGAGCGCCGCCTGCACCTGGGCCGCCACCTCCGCGGCCCGCTGCTGGGCCAGCGGC
The sequence above is drawn from the Kitasatospora sp. NBC_00315 genome and encodes:
- the ffh gene encoding signal recognition particle protein — encoded protein: MFDTLSDRLAATFKNLRGKGRLSEADIDATAREIRIALLEADVALPVVRAFIKQVKDRALGAEVSGALNPAQQIIKIVNEELINILGGETRRVRFAKTGPTVIMLAGLQGAGKTTLAGKLGYWLKSQKHTPLLVACDLQRPNAVNQLTVVAERAGVAIYAPEPGNGVGDPVKVARDSIEYAKQKQYDVVIVDTAGRLGIDADLMQQAADIRAAVNPDEVLFVVDAMIGQDAVTTAQAFLDGVDFTGVVLSKLDGDARGGAALSVAHVTGRQIMFASNGEKVDEFDAFHPDRMASRILGMGDMLSLIEKAEQTFSQAEAEKIASKLQGGGKDFTLDDFLSQLEQVQKMGSISKLLGMLPGMGQIREQINNIDDKDVNRVGAIIKSMTPAERTDPKLINGSRRLRIAKGSGTGVGEVNNLVERFFEARKMMSAMASGKGMPGMPGIPGMGGGAKKSGKKSQPAKGRKKSGNPLKRAQEEQAAAERRALGPGAGQQAPAEGGAFGLGAGKGPADFELPKEFKDLL
- a CDS encoding GNAT family N-acetyltransferase produces the protein MRVTIRAPRPADVEQYAEAVRRSAGHIGRWNPVEPDGLPELLTRQGAGLRTFLIVDQATGGLVGKCNVANIVMGRFCNGALGYDSYLPFVGTGRMTEGMLLVVDHCLAAQADGGLGLHRLEINVQPDNERSIAMARRLGFRHEGFTPRMLFLGGAWRDHERFALTAEERPGLPTD